From Paraburkholderia sprentiae WSM5005:
CCGTGGGGCACGCTGCAGGGCGGCGATCGCGTACGACTCTATACGCTGCGCAACGCGCACGGCATGAAGGTCGCCATCAGCGACCTCGGCGCGACGCTGGTGTCATGGCATGCGCCCGATCGCGCCGGTCGTCTCGGCGATATTCTGCTCGGCCACGACACGCCCGCCGAATACGTGGCTGCCTCGACCTATATGGGCGGACTGATCGGCCGCTGGGCGAATCGCATTGCGGGCGCGCGCTTTTCGCTCGACGGCATCGAGTACGCGCTCGATCGCAACGAAGGTCCGAACCTGCTGCATGGCGGCACGGTCGGTTTTCATCGCGCGTTGTGGGACGTCAGCGAGGACGACGGCGCCTTGCTGATGCGACTCGAGTCGCCCGAAGGCGATGCCGGTTTTCCCGGCAACGTGACCGTGCAAGTGCGCTATTCGCTCGACGACGACGGCACGCTGACGATCGGATACGAAGCGATCACCGACGCTCCGACGCCGCTCAATCTGACGAGCCATCCGTACTTCAACCTGACCGGGCGCGCGGGCACCGACATCCGCGGCCACGTGCTGTCGATCGACGCCGAGCGTTTTTTCGAAGTCGATGCGACGATGATTCCGTGCAAGCTCGCCGACGTCGCGGGCAACGCATTCGACTTCCGGCAGAGCGCGCCGATCGGCGGACGGCTCGACTGGCCGCACGCGCAGCTCGCGCGCGCCGGCGGCTTCGATCATTGCTACGTGCTGCGCGAGGCACAGCCAGGCACGATCGACGAGCACGACGGCAACGCGCGGCCGCTGCGCGAAGTAGCCTGCGCCTACGACCCGGGCAGCGGACGCGAACTGACCGTCGCCACCGATCAGCCGGGCCTCCAGTTTTACACAGGCAACGCGTTGAACGGCAACGCGGGCCGCGGCGGCGTTCGCTATCAACGGCATGCCGGTTTGTGCCTCGAGGCCGGCGGTTTTCCGAACCAGGTCAATATGGCCGGCCAAGACGAAGTGATCGTGCGGCCCGGCGAGACTTACCGGCAAATCACGACTTATCGCATCGACGTGCGCAAAGGTGTGTGACGGGGCTGACACGCGCTTTTTCATTGCTTGACGAAACCCGCGACGCCGACATTACAGCTCGCCGACTGCCCATTCCCGGCAATACTGAATTAGTCGAGTAGTGGTTTTCCCCGAGTGCGCTCCCTTCTAGACTGCGTTGATGGCACCGATGGCTGCGGTGCCGGATACACAACTACGGAGGGAAACACCATGAAATCGCTTATCCAGGCAGTTGCGCTGGCCGCCTTGATCGCTGCGCCGGTCGCGTCGTTCGCACAATCGGAACAGCCGGTCACGCGCGCCGAAGTCAAAGCAGAGCTGCAGCAACTCGAACAGGCGGGCTACAACCCGGCCACCGCGGTCGATGCCCAGTATCCAGCGGACATTCAGGCG
This genomic window contains:
- a CDS encoding aldose epimerase family protein; the protein is MISIAQLSSEPWGTLQGGDRVRLYTLRNAHGMKVAISDLGATLVSWHAPDRAGRLGDILLGHDTPAEYVAASTYMGGLIGRWANRIAGARFSLDGIEYALDRNEGPNLLHGGTVGFHRALWDVSEDDGALLMRLESPEGDAGFPGNVTVQVRYSLDDDGTLTIGYEAITDAPTPLNLTSHPYFNLTGRAGTDIRGHVLSIDAERFFEVDATMIPCKLADVAGNAFDFRQSAPIGGRLDWPHAQLARAGGFDHCYVLREAQPGTIDEHDGNARPLREVACAYDPGSGRELTVATDQPGLQFYTGNALNGNAGRGGVRYQRHAGLCLEAGGFPNQVNMAGQDEVIVRPGETYRQITTYRIDVRKGV
- a CDS encoding DUF4148 domain-containing protein, which translates into the protein MKSLIQAVALAALIAAPVASFAQSEQPVTRAEVKAELQQLEQAGYNPATAVDAQYPADIQAAEARVSAMNAKGQGETSGYGSSMGGSSQAGHHPVWVNPDGQ